Proteins encoded within one genomic window of Streptomyces sp. NBC_01314:
- a CDS encoding SRPBCC domain-containing protein, translating to MTARSTGLTRDAGWEVGVSRTLPQSPAAVWEFISGPGGLALWLGPGARLTPERGAGYETDAGATGEVRGYRPGDRIRVTYGDTTVQVAVSAAGGGRAVLVFHQERMASTEERERQRAHWRRVMDQVAEALDQLD from the coding sequence ATGACCGCGCGATCCACCGGACTCACCAGGGACGCCGGATGGGAAGTCGGCGTCTCCCGTACTCTGCCCCAGTCACCCGCCGCCGTATGGGAGTTCATCAGCGGACCGGGCGGGCTGGCGCTGTGGCTCGGACCCGGGGCGCGGCTCACTCCCGAGCGCGGTGCCGGGTACGAGACCGACGCGGGCGCCACGGGCGAGGTGCGCGGCTACCGGCCCGGTGACCGTATCCGCGTCACCTACGGCGACACGACCGTCCAGGTCGCCGTCTCGGCGGCCGGTGGCGGCCGGGCCGTCCTCGTCTTCCACCAGGAACGCATGGCGAGCACCGAGGAACGTGAGCGTCAACGGGCGCACTGGCGACGGGTGATGGACCAGGTCGCCGAGGCGCTGGACCAACTGGACTGA
- a CDS encoding isoprenyl transferase, which produces MVVRGFLGRQRREHKAPTPHPSGARAPKLPGELVPKHVAIVMDGNGRWAKERGLPRTEGHKVGAERVLDVLQGSVEIGVRNISLYAFSTENWKRSPDEVRFLMNFNRDFIRKTRDQLDELGIRVRWVGRMPKLWKSVAKELQVAQEQTKDNKLLTLYFCMNYGGRAEIADAAQALAEDIRAGRLDPSKVTEKTFAKYLYYPDMPDVDLFLRPSGEQRTSNYLLWQSAYAEMVFQDVLWPDFDRRDLWRACLEFASRDRRFGGAIPNEELLAMEGRTED; this is translated from the coding sequence ATGGTGGTACGCGGGTTCCTGGGGCGTCAGCGCCGCGAGCACAAGGCACCGACGCCGCACCCGTCCGGCGCCCGCGCGCCCAAGCTCCCCGGCGAGCTGGTCCCCAAGCATGTGGCGATCGTCATGGACGGCAACGGCCGCTGGGCCAAGGAGCGCGGGCTGCCGCGCACCGAGGGCCACAAGGTCGGCGCCGAGCGCGTGCTCGATGTCCTTCAGGGCTCGGTCGAGATCGGCGTGCGCAACATCTCCCTCTACGCCTTCTCCACCGAGAACTGGAAGCGCTCGCCCGACGAGGTCCGCTTCCTCATGAACTTCAACCGCGACTTCATCCGCAAGACCCGTGACCAGCTCGACGAGCTCGGTATCCGGGTCCGCTGGGTGGGCCGGATGCCCAAGCTGTGGAAGTCGGTCGCCAAGGAGCTCCAGGTCGCCCAGGAGCAGACCAAGGACAACAAACTGCTGACGCTGTACTTCTGCATGAACTACGGCGGCCGCGCCGAGATCGCCGACGCGGCCCAGGCCCTCGCCGAAGACATCCGCGCGGGCCGCCTCGACCCCTCCAAGGTCACCGAGAAGACCTTCGCGAAGTACCTCTACTACCCGGACATGCCGGACGTCGACCTCTTCCTGCGCCCCAGTGGCGAGCAGCGCACCTCCAACTACCTGCTCTGGCAGAGCGCCTACGCCGAGATGGTCTTCCAGGACGTGCTGTGGCCCGACTTCGACCGTCGTGACCTGTGGCGCGCCTGCCTGGAGTTCGCCTCCCGCGACCGCCGCTTCGGCGGCGCCATCCCGAACGAGGAACTGCTCGCCATGGAGGGCCGGACGGAGGACTGA
- a CDS encoding DUF4394 domain-containing protein: MRKQAIIGVLTMAVAIGTVGAVGAGALGGSSASSGSGSGSGSGASEDGSSGIGGGIESKGGGLGGAAKVPGGLKAVGLTVDQRLVVFRVDRPGAAVPLGKVGGLKGDTKLVGIDYRVQNGKLYGVGDRGGVYTIREVGAKATKVSQLTVALRGAAYGVDFNPAANRLRVISDTGQNLRHNLDDPQGAPAAGTTAVDGTLTDPPVPPATAGATAQGVTGAAYTNNDLDTATATTLFDLGAAQDQVTVQSPANAGSLAPTGKLGVDAPPDSGFDIYSSVRSGVNAGYAVTGARMFGVNLLTGKASSTGSFPKGRQVVDLAIPLRQG; the protein is encoded by the coding sequence ATGCGCAAGCAAGCGATCATCGGCGTACTCACCATGGCGGTGGCGATCGGGACCGTAGGGGCGGTCGGGGCGGGGGCGCTGGGCGGATCGTCCGCGTCGTCCGGGTCCGGGTCCGGGTCCGGGTCCGGAGCATCGGAGGACGGCTCCTCCGGCATCGGGGGCGGCATCGAGTCCAAGGGCGGTGGCCTGGGTGGCGCGGCGAAGGTGCCCGGCGGGCTGAAGGCCGTCGGGCTCACCGTCGACCAGCGGCTGGTGGTCTTCCGCGTCGACAGGCCGGGCGCCGCCGTCCCGCTCGGCAAGGTCGGCGGCCTCAAGGGCGACACGAAGCTCGTCGGCATCGACTACCGCGTCCAGAACGGCAAGCTGTACGGCGTCGGCGACAGGGGCGGCGTCTACACGATCCGCGAGGTGGGTGCCAAGGCCACCAAGGTCTCCCAGCTCACGGTCGCCCTCCGGGGCGCGGCGTACGGCGTCGACTTCAACCCCGCCGCCAACCGCCTCCGCGTGATCAGCGACACCGGCCAGAACCTCCGCCACAACCTCGACGACCCCCAGGGCGCCCCGGCCGCCGGCACCACGGCCGTCGACGGCACCCTCACCGACCCGCCGGTCCCGCCCGCCACGGCCGGGGCCACCGCTCAGGGGGTGACCGGGGCGGCGTACACGAACAACGACCTCGACACCGCCACCGCGACCACCCTGTTCGACCTCGGCGCCGCGCAGGACCAGGTCACCGTCCAGTCGCCGGCGAACGCGGGCAGCCTCGCCCCCACCGGCAAGCTCGGCGTCGACGCCCCGCCGGACTCCGGGTTCGACATCTACAGCTCGGTGAGGAGTGGTGTGAACGCCGGGTACGCGGTGACGGGGGCGCGGATGTTCGGCGTCAACCTCCTGACGGGCAAGGCGAGTTCGACGGGGAGCTTCCCCAAGGGGCGGCAGGTGGTGGACCTGGCGATCCCGCTGCGGCAGGGCTGA
- a CDS encoding metal ABC transporter permease, giving the protein MDILNYAFMQRALLAAVLVGITAPAIGIYLVQRRQALMGDGIGHVAMTGVGLGFMLSWSPVWMATLVAVLGSVLMELIRWYGKTRGDIALAMLFYGGMAGGVMLINLAPGGTNANLMSFLFGSLSTVSQEDITAICVLAAFVIVMTLALRRQLFAVSQDEEFARVTGLPVRALNLLTAVTAAVTVTVAMRVVGLLLVSALMVVPVAAAQQLTRSFAATFAIAVAIGVSVTIGGAVTSYYRDVPPGATIVLLAIAVFMVLTALATPLARRRAKALEAAAGDPSECVIPKAGEGAGAGVVRDTVPASRGSAEGSAG; this is encoded by the coding sequence ATGGACATCCTCAACTACGCCTTCATGCAGCGGGCCCTGCTCGCCGCCGTCCTCGTCGGCATCACCGCCCCCGCGATCGGCATCTATCTCGTCCAGCGCCGCCAGGCCCTCATGGGCGACGGCATCGGCCATGTCGCGATGACGGGCGTGGGCCTCGGCTTCATGCTGTCGTGGTCCCCGGTCTGGATGGCGACACTGGTGGCCGTGCTGGGCTCGGTGCTGATGGAGCTGATCCGCTGGTACGGCAAGACGCGCGGCGACATCGCGCTCGCCATGCTCTTCTACGGCGGCATGGCGGGCGGTGTGATGCTCATCAACCTCGCGCCGGGCGGCACCAACGCCAACCTGATGTCGTTCCTCTTCGGCTCGCTGTCGACCGTGTCACAGGAGGACATCACCGCGATCTGCGTCCTGGCGGCGTTCGTGATCGTGATGACGCTGGCCCTGCGACGACAGCTGTTCGCGGTCAGCCAGGACGAGGAGTTCGCCCGGGTCACCGGCCTGCCCGTGCGCGCGCTGAACCTGCTGACGGCGGTCACGGCGGCGGTGACCGTCACGGTCGCCATGCGCGTGGTCGGCCTGCTCCTGGTGTCCGCGCTGATGGTCGTCCCCGTCGCCGCCGCACAGCAGCTCACCCGCAGTTTCGCGGCCACCTTCGCGATCGCCGTGGCCATCGGGGTGTCCGTGACGATCGGCGGCGCGGTCACCTCGTACTACCGGGACGTGCCGCCCGGCGCGACGATCGTGCTGCTCGCCATCGCCGTGTTCATGGTGCTCACCGCGCTGGCGACACCGCTGGCCAGGCGGCGCGCGAAGGCCCTGGAGGCGGCCGCCGGCGACCCGTCGGAGTGTGTGATCCCGAAGGCCGGTGAGGGCGCGGGGGCGGGGGTGGTCAGGGACACGGTTCCGGCCAGCCGGGGCTCCGCCGAGGGGTCCGCGGGCTGA
- a CDS encoding YcxB family protein produces MAEAGGNNVELVYRAAVGDFREAVRASTRASAAGRWGRGLLLFSAGAGALVTVLALASGGTPDAQVLVMPVAAVVGLVLLPGLQARLLHRRAAARGLHRTVLDLWGVTVEHDHGTEHPARWSQVSRYAETPHTFVLFSGAHAPRLTVLPKRGLPNPADADRLRAVLDREGLTRL; encoded by the coding sequence TTGGCGGAGGCCGGTGGGAACAACGTGGAACTGGTGTACCGGGCGGCGGTCGGGGACTTCCGCGAGGCGGTCCGCGCGTCCACGCGGGCCTCGGCCGCCGGCCGGTGGGGGCGCGGGCTGCTGCTGTTCTCCGCCGGGGCGGGCGCGCTCGTCACGGTCCTGGCGCTGGCGTCGGGCGGTACGCCTGACGCCCAGGTCCTCGTGATGCCGGTGGCGGCGGTCGTCGGGCTCGTCCTGCTGCCCGGGCTCCAGGCCCGCCTCCTCCACCGGCGGGCGGCGGCCCGGGGGCTGCACCGCACCGTGCTGGACCTGTGGGGCGTGACCGTCGAGCACGACCACGGCACCGAACACCCGGCCCGCTGGTCACAGGTGTCCCGGTACGCGGAGACCCCGCACACCTTCGTCCTCTTCAGCGGCGCCCACGCGCCCCGCCTCACCGTGCTGCCGAAGCGCGGCCTGCCGAACCCCGCCGACGCCGACCGGCTCCGTGCCGTCCTCGACCGCGAGGGCCTGACCCGGCTGTAG
- a CDS encoding VOC family protein has protein sequence MTAALNWKLVVDTRDAQPLADFWAAALGYEVEDPSTLITHLLTTGDLPEAAVTEHNGHHVFRGYAAVRHPDDPYDPFTGIGKGRRLLFQDVPEAKTVKNRLHIDVHSGPDGLGPLVIRLETLGATRVEEFDRGPAGHWWVMRDPEGNEFCVA, from the coding sequence ATGACTGCCGCACTGAACTGGAAACTGGTCGTCGACACGCGGGACGCCCAGCCCCTGGCCGATTTCTGGGCCGCGGCGCTGGGCTACGAGGTGGAGGACCCGAGCACACTGATCACCCACCTCCTCACCACGGGCGACCTCCCCGAGGCCGCCGTCACCGAGCACAACGGCCACCACGTCTTCCGCGGCTACGCCGCCGTCCGCCACCCCGACGACCCGTACGACCCCTTCACCGGCATCGGCAAGGGCCGCCGTCTCCTCTTCCAGGACGTCCCCGAGGCCAAGACGGTCAAGAACCGTCTCCATATCGACGTCCACTCCGGCCCGGACGGCCTGGGCCCCCTCGTCATCCGCCTGGAAACCCTGGGCGCCACCCGCGTCGAGGAGTTCGACAGGGGCCCGGCAGGGCATTGGTGGGTGATGCGGGACCCGGAGGGCAACGAGTTCTGCGTGGCATAG
- a CDS encoding metal ABC transporter ATP-binding protein — MTEPVISLRGVRAELGSRTVLRGIDLTVHRGEVVALLGANGSGKSTAVRTVIGQVPLSDGEIELFGVPRRRFRDWRRLGYVPQRTTAAGGVPATVTEIVASGRLSRARFGILRGADHEAIRRALDMVGMADRAKDSVNALSGGQHQRVLIARALASEPELLIMDEPMAGVDLASQEVLAATLREQVAKGTTVLLVLHELGPLEPLIDRAVVLRDGCVTHDGPPPKAVGQHALPGHDHVHPHAAPGTGPVRTGLLS, encoded by the coding sequence ATGACCGAGCCCGTCATCTCGTTGCGCGGCGTCCGCGCCGAACTGGGCTCGCGCACCGTCCTGCGCGGCATCGACCTCACCGTTCACCGCGGTGAGGTCGTCGCGCTGCTCGGCGCCAACGGCTCCGGCAAGTCCACCGCCGTACGCACGGTGATCGGACAGGTGCCTCTGAGTGACGGCGAGATAGAGCTGTTCGGCGTCCCGCGCCGCCGCTTCCGCGACTGGCGGCGCCTCGGGTACGTGCCGCAGCGCACGACGGCGGCCGGCGGTGTCCCGGCGACGGTGACGGAGATCGTGGCCTCGGGCCGGCTCTCCCGCGCCCGCTTCGGCATCCTGCGCGGAGCCGACCACGAGGCGATCCGGCGGGCCCTGGACATGGTCGGCATGGCGGACCGCGCCAAGGACTCGGTGAACGCCCTCTCCGGCGGCCAGCACCAGCGCGTCCTCATCGCCCGCGCCCTCGCCTCCGAACCCGAGCTGCTGATCATGGACGAGCCGATGGCGGGCGTCGACCTGGCCAGCCAGGAGGTGCTGGCCGCGACGCTGCGCGAGCAGGTCGCCAAGGGCACCACGGTGCTGCTGGTCCTCCACGAACTGGGCCCGCTGGAGCCGCTGATCGACCGCGCGGTGGTGCTCCGCGACGGCTGCGTCACCCACGACGGCCCGCCCCCGAAGGCGGTCGGCCAGCACGCGCTGCCCGGCCACGACCACGTACACCCGCACGCGGCACCGGGCACCGGGCCCGTCCGTACGGGCCTGCTGAGCTGA
- the recO gene encoding DNA repair protein RecO — protein sequence MSLFRDDGVVLRTQKLGEADRIITLLTRGHGRVRAVARGVRRTKSKFGARLEPFSHVDVQFFARGSELIGRGLPLCTQSETIAPYGGGIVSDYARYTAGTAMLETAERFTDHEGEPAVQQYLLLVGGLRTLARGEHAPHLVLDAFLLRSLAVNGYAPSFSDCAKCGMPGPNRFFSVGAGGSVCVDCRVPGSVVPSPQTLELLAALLTGDWETADASEPRHVREGSGLVSAYLHWHLERGLRSLRYVEKS from the coding sequence ATGAGTCTCTTCCGTGACGACGGTGTGGTCCTGCGCACCCAGAAGCTGGGTGAGGCGGATCGCATCATCACGCTGCTCACTCGCGGTCATGGGCGGGTGCGGGCGGTGGCTCGGGGGGTGCGGCGGACGAAGTCGAAGTTCGGGGCGCGGCTCGAACCCTTCTCGCATGTGGACGTGCAGTTCTTCGCGCGGGGCAGCGAGTTGATCGGTCGCGGGCTGCCCCTGTGCACCCAGAGCGAGACCATCGCTCCGTACGGCGGCGGCATCGTGAGCGACTACGCCCGCTACACCGCCGGGACGGCCATGCTGGAGACGGCCGAGCGGTTCACGGACCACGAGGGCGAGCCCGCCGTGCAGCAGTACCTGCTGCTCGTCGGCGGGCTGCGCACCCTCGCCCGCGGCGAACACGCGCCGCACCTCGTCCTCGACGCCTTCCTGCTGCGCTCGCTCGCCGTCAACGGCTACGCCCCCAGCTTCAGCGACTGCGCCAAGTGCGGAATGCCCGGCCCGAACCGGTTCTTCTCCGTCGGCGCCGGAGGGTCCGTCTGCGTGGACTGCCGGGTGCCCGGCAGCGTCGTACCCTCGCCCCAGACGCTGGAGCTGCTCGCCGCGCTCCTTACGGGAGACTGGGAGACCGCGGACGCGAGCGAGCCGCGGCACGTCCGGGAGGGCAGCGGGCTGGTGTCCGCCTATCTGCACTGGCATCTGGAGCGCGGCCTGCGCTCACTCCGGTACGTGGAAAAGTCGTAA
- a CDS encoding endonuclease/exonuclease/phosphatase family protein, translated as MTIRIATFNAENLFRRPTVFGLADGELRKEILDDFNELVGLLDKEIYQEADKERIAELIVKHDAHDSEAGSRRPFFVNQPRGGAKLYTVSPTGGPVVKIVAKGRPKWSGWAEMVRGDIGWDAVENTARVIAEVNADILLTVEVEDRLTLDRFNTQVLGGVVGHAPYPFNMLVDGNDSRGIDVGILSRFPITSVRSHIFDSGANGNPVFSRDCPEFEVEVDGDPLWILGNHFKSKGFGRAAENDKRRKAQAKRVKEIYEAALDRSARVVVAGDLNDFLASPPIKLLLDAGLREAMTHESYGANPPGTHGTGKRDEQKLDYLMFSPELWELVTNVGVERRGIWAPRTFPSFATVTSKADQASDHAALFADLDL; from the coding sequence ATGACCATCCGTATCGCCACCTTCAACGCCGAGAACCTCTTCCGTCGGCCGACGGTGTTCGGCCTCGCCGATGGCGAGTTGCGCAAGGAGATCCTGGACGACTTCAACGAGCTGGTCGGTCTCCTCGACAAGGAGATCTACCAGGAGGCGGACAAGGAGCGGATCGCCGAGCTGATCGTGAAGCACGACGCGCACGACTCGGAGGCGGGCAGCCGGCGGCCGTTCTTCGTCAACCAGCCCCGCGGCGGCGCCAAGCTCTACACGGTGTCCCCGACGGGAGGACCCGTCGTCAAGATCGTCGCCAAGGGGCGGCCGAAGTGGTCCGGTTGGGCCGAGATGGTGCGGGGCGACATCGGCTGGGACGCGGTGGAGAACACCGCCCGGGTGATAGCCGAGGTGAACGCGGACATCCTGCTCACGGTCGAGGTCGAGGACCGGCTCACCCTGGACCGCTTCAACACCCAGGTGCTGGGCGGCGTGGTGGGACACGCCCCGTACCCGTTCAACATGCTCGTCGACGGCAACGACAGCCGTGGCATCGATGTCGGCATCCTCAGCCGGTTCCCGATCACGTCCGTGCGGTCACACATCTTCGATTCCGGCGCGAACGGCAACCCGGTGTTCAGCCGGGACTGCCCCGAGTTCGAGGTGGAGGTCGACGGCGACCCCCTGTGGATCCTCGGCAACCACTTCAAGAGCAAGGGCTTCGGCCGCGCCGCCGAGAACGACAAGCGCCGCAAGGCCCAGGCCAAGCGCGTCAAGGAGATCTACGAGGCCGCCCTGGACCGTTCCGCGCGGGTCGTGGTGGCCGGCGACCTCAACGACTTCCTCGCCAGTCCCCCCATCAAGCTCCTCCTCGACGCCGGCCTCCGCGAGGCCATGACCCACGAGAGCTACGGCGCCAACCCTCCGGGCACCCATGGCACCGGCAAGCGCGACGAGCAGAAGCTCGACTACCTCATGTTCAGCCCGGAGTTGTGGGAGCTGGTGACGAACGTGGGCGTGGAGCGGAGGGGAATCTGGGCTCCGAGGACCTTCCCGTCCTTCGCCACCGTCACGTCGAAGGCCGACCAGGCCTCGGACCACGCGGCCCTCTTCGCCGACCTGGATCTGTAA
- a CDS encoding metal ABC transporter substrate-binding protein yields MNAVRRRLLIPAAATAAAALSLTTLSACSTDSAAAGNTDKFDVVASFYPMAFLAEQIGGKYVNVTSLTEPGQEPHDLEISAKQTAALQESDAVLYLKGLQPSVDDAVSQSELKTKIDAATLTTMEHHGNEVGGHSDEHDEHENEELAGKDPHVWLDPVKYAEVAKGVGAAFEKADPDHADTYKTNTEALVEKLGALDDQFENGLKNTDTKVFITTHAAFGYLAERYGLTEEAISGLDPESEPSAARVKALEKMAKADGVTTVFYETLVSDKTAKTIAADANLRTDVLDPIEGITEKSRGKDYFSVQEANLKALETALGAK; encoded by the coding sequence ATGAACGCAGTACGACGACGACTCCTGATACCCGCGGCGGCGACCGCGGCCGCCGCCCTGAGCCTCACCACGCTCTCGGCCTGCTCCACCGACAGTGCCGCCGCCGGCAACACGGACAAGTTCGACGTTGTCGCGTCGTTCTATCCGATGGCCTTCCTCGCCGAGCAGATCGGCGGGAAGTACGTGAACGTCACCAGTCTGACCGAACCCGGCCAGGAGCCGCACGACCTGGAGATCAGCGCCAAGCAGACGGCCGCGCTCCAGGAGTCGGACGCCGTGCTCTACCTCAAGGGCCTGCAGCCCTCCGTCGACGACGCGGTCTCGCAGTCCGAGCTCAAGACGAAGATCGACGCCGCCACGCTGACCACCATGGAGCACCACGGCAACGAGGTCGGCGGCCACTCGGACGAGCACGACGAGCACGAGAACGAGGAACTGGCCGGCAAGGACCCCCACGTCTGGCTCGACCCGGTGAAGTACGCCGAGGTCGCCAAGGGCGTCGGCGCCGCCTTCGAGAAGGCCGACCCGGACCACGCGGACACCTACAAGACCAACACCGAGGCCCTGGTCGAGAAGCTGGGCGCGCTCGACGACCAGTTCGAGAACGGTCTGAAGAACACCGACACCAAGGTCTTCATCACCACCCACGCCGCCTTCGGCTACCTCGCCGAGCGCTACGGCCTCACCGAGGAGGCCATCTCCGGCCTCGACCCCGAGTCCGAGCCGAGTGCCGCGCGGGTCAAGGCACTTGAGAAGATGGCGAAGGCCGACGGCGTGACCACCGTGTTCTACGAGACACTCGTCAGCGACAAGACCGCGAAGACCATCGCCGCCGACGCGAACCTCAGGACGGACGTCCTCGACCCGATCGAGGGCATCACCGAGAAGTCGCGCGGCAAGGACTACTTCTCGGTGCAGGAAGCCAACCTCAAGGCCCTCGAAACGGCCCTGGGAGCCAAGTGA
- a CDS encoding ABATE domain-containing protein: protein MALSSRASASKGASGVSGIRLRSYSGNVFRFDPGALCLELLVTGGPGALTRYEVLHTPDDLVEWADQSRLAPTPLALHVTADDVTYARRLRDALTRTVVTRVVGGAGLPELGISPADTADLALVNEAAARPPLAPAIGADGARSWAAGTATGAQLLSTVARDAVDLLTGPYAERVRMCAGDRCYLLYVDTSRPGRRRWCSMEHCGNRHKVRAHRVRRSGAGPVE from the coding sequence ATGGCTTTGTCGTCCAGGGCATCAGCTTCGAAGGGGGCGTCGGGAGTGTCGGGCATCCGGCTGCGGTCCTACTCCGGGAACGTCTTCCGGTTCGATCCGGGCGCTCTCTGCCTGGAGCTGCTCGTCACCGGCGGTCCCGGCGCCCTGACCCGCTACGAGGTGCTGCACACCCCCGATGACCTGGTCGAATGGGCCGATCAGTCCCGGCTCGCCCCCACGCCCCTCGCCCTCCACGTCACGGCGGACGACGTGACGTACGCCCGGCGGCTGCGCGACGCGCTGACCCGTACGGTCGTCACCCGCGTGGTCGGCGGCGCCGGCCTCCCCGAGCTGGGCATATCCCCGGCGGACACCGCCGACCTCGCTCTCGTCAACGAAGCCGCCGCCCGCCCGCCGCTCGCCCCCGCCATCGGCGCGGACGGCGCCCGGAGCTGGGCCGCCGGTACGGCGACCGGCGCGCAGCTCCTCTCCACGGTCGCCCGGGATGCCGTCGACCTCCTCACCGGGCCGTACGCCGAACGCGTCCGCATGTGCGCCGGCGACCGTTGCTATCTCCTCTACGTCGACACCTCACGCCCCGGCCGCCGCCGCTGGTGCTCGATGGAGCACTGCGGCAACCGCCACAAGGTCCGCGCCCACCGTGTGCGCCGCTCCGGGGCGGGACCGGTCGAGTAG
- a CDS encoding glycine--tRNA ligase: MAADKIDTIVSLSKRRGFVFPCSEIYGGQRAAWDYGPLGVELKENIKRQWWRYMVTSREDVVGIDSSVILAPEVWVASGHVATFSDPLTECTSCHKRFRADHLEEAYEAKKGRLPENGLADVNCPNCGTKGQFTEPKQFSGLLSTHLGPTQDTGSVAYLRPETAQGIFTNFAQVQTTSRRKPPFGIAQMGKSFRNEITPGNFIFRTREFEQMEMEFFVKPGEDEKWQEYWMQERWNWYTGLGMREENMRWYDHPAEKLSHYSKRTADIEYRFQFGGNEWGELEGVANRTDYDLNAHSKASGQDLSYYDQESSERYTPFVIEPAAGVGRTMLAFLLDAYTEDEAPNAKGKLEKRTVLRLDHRIAPVKVAVLPLSRNAELSPKAKGLAAALRQNWNIDFDDAGAIGRRYRRQDEIGTPYCVTVDFDTLDDNAVTVRERDSMKQERVSLDQIEGYLAGRLVGA; the protein is encoded by the coding sequence GTGGCCGCCGACAAGATCGACACCATCGTCAGCCTGAGCAAGCGCCGTGGCTTCGTATTCCCGTGCAGCGAGATCTATGGCGGCCAGCGTGCCGCCTGGGACTACGGACCGCTGGGTGTCGAGCTCAAGGAGAACATCAAGCGTCAGTGGTGGCGCTACATGGTGACGTCTCGCGAGGACGTGGTCGGCATCGACTCGTCCGTCATCCTGGCCCCCGAGGTCTGGGTCGCCTCCGGCCACGTCGCCACCTTCTCCGACCCGCTCACCGAGTGCACCTCCTGCCACAAGCGGTTCCGCGCGGACCACCTGGAAGAGGCGTACGAGGCGAAGAAGGGCCGCCTGCCGGAGAACGGCCTCGCGGACGTCAACTGCCCCAACTGCGGCACCAAGGGCCAGTTCACCGAGCCCAAGCAGTTCTCGGGTCTGCTCTCCACCCACCTCGGCCCCACCCAGGACACCGGCTCCGTCGCCTACCTGCGTCCCGAGACCGCCCAGGGCATCTTCACCAACTTCGCCCAGGTGCAGACCACTTCGCGCCGCAAGCCCCCGTTCGGCATCGCCCAGATGGGCAAGTCCTTCCGCAACGAGATCACGCCCGGCAACTTCATCTTCCGCACCCGCGAGTTCGAGCAGATGGAGATGGAGTTCTTCGTCAAGCCGGGCGAGGACGAGAAGTGGCAGGAGTACTGGATGCAGGAGCGGTGGAACTGGTACACCGGCCTGGGCATGCGCGAGGAGAACATGCGCTGGTACGACCACCCGGCCGAGAAGCTCTCCCACTACTCCAAGCGCACCGCCGACATCGAGTACCGCTTCCAGTTCGGCGGCAACGAGTGGGGTGAGCTGGAGGGCGTCGCCAACCGCACCGACTACGACCTCAACGCCCACTCCAAGGCCTCCGGCCAGGACCTGTCGTACTACGACCAGGAGTCGAGCGAGCGGTACACGCCGTTCGTCATCGAGCCGGCGGCCGGTGTCGGCCGCACGATGCTGGCGTTCCTGCTCGACGCGTACACCGAGGACGAGGCGCCCAACGCCAAGGGCAAGCTGGAGAAGCGCACGGTGCTGCGGCTGGACCACCGCATCGCGCCGGTGAAGGTGGCGGTGCTTCCGCTGTCCCGCAACGCCGAGCTGTCCCCGAAGGCGAAGGGGCTCGCGGCGGCGCTGCGGCAGAACTGGAACATCGACTTCGACGACGCGGGTGCGATCGGGCGCCGGTACCGTCGCCAGGACGAGATCGGTACGCCGTACTGCGTGACGGTCGACTTCGACACGCTGGACGACAATGCGGTGACCGTGCGCGAGCGGGACTCGATGAAGCAGGAGCGGGTGTCTCTCGACCAGATCGAGGGGTACCTCGCGGGTCGGCTCGTCGGCGCCTGA
- a CDS encoding Fur family transcriptional regulator: MTTAGPVRGRSTRQRTAVAAALDEVDEFRSAQELHDMLKHKGDSVGLTTVYRTLQSLADAGEVDVLRTSDGESVYRRCSSGEHHHHLVCRVCGKAVEVEGPAVETWADAIASEHGFVNVAHTVEIFGTCAECAEKTA; encoded by the coding sequence GTGACGACCGCTGGACCCGTACGAGGTCGTTCCACCCGGCAGCGGACGGCTGTGGCCGCGGCACTCGACGAGGTCGACGAGTTCCGCAGCGCGCAGGAACTCCACGACATGCTCAAGCACAAGGGCGACTCGGTCGGGCTCACCACCGTGTACCGCACGTTGCAGTCCCTCGCCGACGCGGGCGAGGTCGACGTCCTGCGCACCTCCGACGGCGAGTCCGTGTACCGCCGCTGCTCCTCCGGCGAGCACCACCACCACCTCGTCTGCCGTGTCTGCGGCAAGGCCGTGGAGGTGGAGGGCCCGGCGGTCGAGACGTGGGCCGACGCGATCGCCTCGGAACACGGCTTCGTGAACGTCGCCCACACGGTGGAGATCTTCGGCACCTGCGCGGAGTGCGCGGAGAAGACCGCGTAG